In the genome of Eschrichtius robustus isolate mEscRob2 chromosome 12, mEscRob2.pri, whole genome shotgun sequence, one region contains:
- the MYMX gene encoding protein myomixer, with product MSLPGEEGAGKASLETRSPWKSLAMPTLLLPLLLRTLLARLLLPAARLARRHFLPLLRRLAHRLGSQDMREALLGCLLFVLSQRHPPDAGEASRVARLERRDRLASQK from the coding sequence ATGTCTTTGCCAGGTGAGGAGGGAGCAGGAAAGGCAAGCCTAGAGACTAGATCGCCTTGGAAGTCACTGGCCATGCCCACTCTGCTGCTCCCGCTGCTGCTACGGACACTGCTGGCCCGCCTGCTGCTGCCTGCTGCCCGCCTGGCCCGCCGGCACTTCCTGCCCCTGCTGCGCCGGCTGGCCCACCGCCTGGGCTCTCAGGATATGCGAGAGGCTTTGCTGGGCTGTCTGTTGTTTGTCCTCAGCCAGAGACACCCGCCGGATGCTGGGGAGGCCTCCAGAGTGGCCCGCCTGGAGAGGAGGGACAGGCTAGCCTCCCAAAAATGA